From the Exiguobacterium aurantiacum genome, one window contains:
- a CDS encoding DUF2157 domain-containing protein has translation MIQVSIDKKVREWEEAGLLDEVTGQRLVEYEHKKLAVGGKREHKPPILVIIGSILLALSLFSFVAANWQAIPDLVKVAIFLSFMIGMYVAAERLQVKASRYVTLFRLLGVAFFVATMIVIFSTYNLSSQIPFLFWLFLAVAVLHKLIYKHPIYTFLAALAAFLAITNSFQGIGLTLIVFGLIVTWVWFHYGDNELDRIFAWFVFYGLLITIGQYAGYEGRFWPLWALAALHVLFLIYRERAQWNYLYLFVAAILSIGYLINATESWLSQRQPSVIEATILSVVLVAVYLVHRRPDLMWVSLIAVIPFSLFEDSGILLAVLLEVVALAYLVYQDHNRKPIVLAFIYFLLVQMTIYFIYVWDRLDISLFFLIGALIVFALSLALWWRSRSRGDART, from the coding sequence ATGATTCAGGTGTCCATTGACAAAAAAGTTCGTGAATGGGAAGAGGCCGGTTTACTCGATGAAGTGACCGGTCAGCGCTTGGTCGAATATGAACATAAGAAGTTGGCGGTCGGTGGCAAACGTGAGCACAAACCGCCTATTCTTGTGATTATCGGTTCCATTTTGCTCGCACTCAGCCTCTTTAGTTTTGTCGCGGCCAATTGGCAAGCGATTCCTGACCTCGTCAAAGTAGCCATTTTCTTATCGTTCATGATCGGTATGTATGTCGCGGCCGAACGTTTGCAAGTGAAGGCGTCGCGTTATGTCACGCTATTCCGTCTATTGGGGGTCGCTTTTTTCGTCGCTACGATGATCGTCATCTTCTCGACTTATAATCTGTCCTCGCAAATCCCGTTCTTATTTTGGCTTTTCCTTGCCGTTGCCGTCCTGCATAAATTGATTTATAAGCATCCCATCTATACGTTCTTGGCCGCGCTCGCTGCCTTTTTGGCGATCACGAACAGTTTTCAAGGCATCGGACTCACCTTGATCGTGTTCGGGCTAATTGTGACCTGGGTCTGGTTCCATTATGGGGACAATGAACTCGATCGCATCTTCGCCTGGTTCGTCTTTTATGGTCTCCTCATCACGATCGGTCAATATGCTGGCTACGAAGGCCGCTTTTGGCCGCTATGGGCACTTGCCGCCTTGCATGTCTTATTCCTCATCTATCGCGAGCGGGCCCAGTGGAACTATTTGTACTTGTTCGTTGCGGCCATCCTATCGATCGGTTATTTGATCAATGCGACAGAGAGCTGGTTGTCCCAGCGACAACCGTCCGTCATCGAAGCGACGATTCTCTCGGTCGTTCTCGTCGCCGTCTATTTGGTGCATCGGCGTCCGGATTTGATGTGGGTCAGCTTAATCGCCGTCATCCCGTTCTCGTTATTCGAAGACTCGGGCATTTTGCTGGCGGTGCTGCTCGAAGTGGTCGCGCTCGCCTATCTCGTCTATCAAGACCATAATCGCAAACCAATCGTCCTCGCCTTCATCTATTTCTTGCTTGTCCAAATGACGATCTATTTCAT
- a CDS encoding DUF2187 family protein, which yields MGDIVKSTREGWVAEVTAVLTNTVIGDVSIMEEFQQLGLEFEKQVLLKTELELIERAS from the coding sequence GTGGGTGATATCGTCAAGTCAACTCGTGAAGGTTGGGTCGCTGAAGTGACTGCCGTATTGACCAATACGGTCATCGGGGACGTTTCCATCATGGAAGAATTTCAACAACTTGGTCTCGAATTCGAGAAGCAAGTTTTACTGAAAACAGAATTGGAATTGATCGAACGCGCCAGCTGA